The Kiritimatiellia bacterium sequence GACCGTTCGTTTTCCAGTAAACAGCCGGATCGGCTTTTCCGTCGCCGTCATAATCGCCGGGCGCGATCATGGCGCCCGGTCCGCCCAGGTTAAAGGCGTAGGCCCGGTAATCCTCCGATGAACGCGTGAAAAGCATTCTGGCGTCGTTTTCGGAGTAAATGGCCGGGTCGGCCAGGGAATCGCCGTCATAGTCATTCACGTTGCGCACGGCCGGGTTGGTAACCTGGTAACCAAACTCGTCGCATGTTTCCCAGACGGCGAGGTTGGTGGAACCTTTCCATTCCAGGTGAACGTTGAAATTGGAGACCGTAACCAGAACGTAGCCGTTGGTGTAAGCGCTGTAGTAACAGTTGGAAGCGAGATTCTGTTCGCCGTAGTTTTTGCCGTAAATTCCGTCCCAGGTGTGGAACGGACCGCCGCCCGTGCCGGCAACGATCTGCATGATGTTGCCGATACCGTCGGACGGCGCGAGCCGGGCGCGGTTATAAAAATGATCGTGCCCGCAGAAATACATTCTGCCCCCGGCGGCGGCGATGCTTTCAAGGAAAAGATCGCGGGCCTGTTTTTCGCGGGCAAGACAGTCGGCATGATTGACCTGCACGGCCGGTTCATGTCCGAATACGAAAATATGGGGGAGGCTATTGGAGGACAGTTGGGCGTTGAGCCAGTCCTGGTTTACGCGGTGCGCGTTCCGGTACTGGTCCAGTCCTATGATCAGGGCGTTGTTATGGATAAAACTGTAGGTTTTTCCGGTTTCCCCCGCCGGGCCGTTATGCGGCAGGGAAGACCCGAATGCGGAAGCGTAAAAGCCGCCGTCCGGGTCGCCGTAGGTTTCGTGATTGCCGCGGATGGGGTAAACGGGTATGCCGGCGGAATAGACCGGCGCAAGGGCGTTGGACCAGGCGGCGTATTGGGCGGGCAGGTTGGTGCAGGCAGGGGCGTTGCTGCCGTAGATCATGTCGCCGGTAAAAAGGACAAAGTCCGGGCGCTCATTGGTTATGCCATGCGCCGCCGCCCGCAGGACATTGGTGTTGACCCAGGCGGTGGAAGTTATCGCTCCGTCGCCGCGCGAATCGCCGATCACCGCGAATTTCCAGACCCCGGCCGGAGCAATCCCGGCGGCCAAAAGACAAAAAACAACGGCCAAAACAACCGGCCGGCCGGTTATGGCAAGGGGGTTGTTCCGATTTCTGGATGACATATTTGACTGCATGGGAATTAAACGCTTGAGCAAATATAAGCTTTCCTGCTAGAATGTGCAAGTAATGTTCAGTGAGTTTTTCTTTATTGTTTTTCCGGAAACGGTTTATGGCTGAAAAGATAGGATTAGTCTCAACGCGTTTTGCAGGGACGGACGGCGTGTCGCTGGAGGCGGACAAATGGGCCAAGGTGCTGACCGAGGACGGCCATTTGTGTTTCTGGTACGCGGGGCGCATTGACCGCGATCCGCAGGTAAGCTTCTGCGTTCCGGAGGCTTTTTTCAACCACCCCGAAAACGTGTGGATCAACGATAATATTCACGGTAAAACCGCGCGCCCCAGCCTGGTCACGGAGAGAATCAAGCGGATGGCTTCCTACCTGAAGGAAACTCTTTACGCTTTTCTGGACAAGTTCGGAATAGACATGCTCGTCCTGGAAAACGTGTCGGCCATCCCGATGCATGTGCCGCTGGGCATCGCGGTGGCGGAGCTTATCGCGGAGACGCATATTCCCGCCATCGGTCACCATCACGATTTTTACTGGGAGCGCACGCGCTTTGCCGTCAATGCGATTAATGATTACCTGGACATGGCTTTTCCGCCGCGCGACAACGACCTGCAGCACGTGGTCATCAACACCGTTGCCCAGGAGGAATTGGCGCGCCGCAAGGCGGTGCCGGCCATGGTCGTGCCCAATGTCCTTAATTTTGAAAATCCGCCGCCGCCGGTTGACGCTTATGCCTCGGATTTGCGCGCCGAGATAGGGCTGGCGCCGGACGATATCATGATTTTACAGCCAACCCGCGTCATCCCGCGCAAAGGCATTGGCCACGCCATTAACCTCGTCCAAATGCTTGACAACCCGAAATGCAAACTCGTTATTACCCATGAAGCCGGCGACGAGGGCCTGGAATACCGCGATATGCTTGCCGGCTTTGCCCGCCGGTCCGGGGTGGACGCCCGCTTTATTGCCACGCGCATTACCGAGGTGCGCCAGATCAATCAGGAAAATAAAAAAACCTATACTTTGTGGGACTTGTATCCGCACGCCGATTTTGTTACTTATCCGAGCCTGTATGAAGGGTTCGGCAACGCCTTTCTGGAGTCCGTTTATTTCAGGAAACCGATCCTGGTCAACCGGTACAGCAATTTTACGCTGGATATAGAGCCGAAAGGGTTCCGCGTCCCGCTCATTGAAGGATATCTTACCAGAGAAATCGTGGCGGAAGTGCGGCGCATCATTGAGGACGCCGATTACCGCCGCAAAATGGTGGAACATAATTATGCCGTGGCGGCGCGCTATTTCAGCTACACCCTCCTGCGCCGCTGTCTGCGGACATTGCTGACAAACGTCAGAGGTTTGCCTTTAAAAAAATGAACTTTTTCTTCAGAAGCGCATTGATGGACCGGCTTTACCGCCGGTTCCGGCGGCTCTACGGCCGCCAGGCCGATAACTGCATTTCACGTCTGGCCATGCTGGTCGGCCGCTACGGCCTGGATCCCCTGCCGCGCGGGACCAGGTGGAGCCAGAAAACCGCCCTCTTGATTGCTTACGGCGATATGGTCGCGAAACCATCCGAAAAACCGCTGGCCGCATTGAAGAAATTTCTTGACGACCATATCCATGAATTGTTCAGCCATTTGCATTTGCTGCCGTTTTTTCCTTATTCTTCCGACGACGGCTTTTCCGTCGTTTATTACCGCAGTGTGAACCCCGACCTCGGCGATTTGAACCTGCTGCGCGCCCTTGCTGAACGTTATGGCCTGGCGGTTGATCTTGTCCTGAATCACGTTTCCGCAAAAAGCGGTTGGTTTCAGGATTTCATCGCGGGCGTCGCGCCGGGCCGGCATTATTTCATTGAGGCCGACCCCGCCGCGGATTATTCCAAGGTGATCCGCCCGCGCAACACTCCCTTGCTGACGCCGGTCGCCGCCGCCGGCGGCGTAAAACACGTCTGGACGACGTTCAGCGCGGACCAGATTGACCTCAATTACGCCAATCCGGACGTGTTGTTTGAATTGCTGGATATCCTTCTTTTGTACATTTCCCTCGGCGCGCGCGTCATCCGTCTGGATGCAATTGCCTATCTTTGGAAAAAAACGGGCACCCCCTGCATTCATCTGGAAGAGACCCACGAAATCGTGCGTCTGATGCGCGATTTCCTGGAGTTGACCGCCCCGGGCGTCCTGCTCCTGACCGAAACCAATGTTCCGCACAATGAAAATGTCGCCTATTTCGGAAC is a genomic window containing:
- a CDS encoding sugar phosphorylase, producing MNFFFRSALMDRLYRRFRRLYGRQADNCISRLAMLVGRYGLDPLPRGTRWSQKTALLIAYGDMVAKPSEKPLAALKKFLDDHIHELFSHLHLLPFFPYSSDDGFSVVYYRSVNPDLGDLNLLRALAERYGLAVDLVLNHVSAKSGWFQDFIAGVAPGRHYFIEADPAADYSKVIRPRNTPLLTPVAAAGGVKHVWTTFSADQIDLNYANPDVLFELLDILLLYISLGARVIRLDAIAYLWKKTGTPCIHLEETHEIVRLMRDFLELTAPGVLLLTETNVPHNENVAYFGTGDEAHLVYQFSLPPLILHALASGNARFLTKWAAALASPPAGCAFINFTASHDGIGLFPLQGLVPEDEIASLVDGVLRRGGKISSRSLPDCKTVPYELNCAFFDALAGPAGEPENIHCARFLCSQAIMLGLKGIPAVYFNSLFAAGNDYELAEKTGQPRSLNRGKWDDAALRKSIADPGARAGYVFSRYAHMLEVRARHAAFHPDGDQRVLDLGGKIFAVERKAPDGTEYVLAVSNVSGEKVRLSGAQLRKTGIASGQRRNLLQDDCSVDLDGELCLEPYETVWLAT
- a CDS encoding glycosyltransferase family 4 protein, translating into MAEKIGLVSTRFAGTDGVSLEADKWAKVLTEDGHLCFWYAGRIDRDPQVSFCVPEAFFNHPENVWINDNIHGKTARPSLVTERIKRMASYLKETLYAFLDKFGIDMLVLENVSAIPMHVPLGIAVAELIAETHIPAIGHHHDFYWERTRFAVNAINDYLDMAFPPRDNDLQHVVINTVAQEELARRKAVPAMVVPNVLNFENPPPPVDAYASDLRAEIGLAPDDIMILQPTRVIPRKGIGHAINLVQMLDNPKCKLVITHEAGDEGLEYRDMLAGFARRSGVDARFIATRITEVRQINQENKKTYTLWDLYPHADFVTYPSLYEGFGNAFLESVYFRKPILVNRYSNFTLDIEPKGFRVPLIEGYLTREIVAEVRRIIEDADYRRKMVEHNYAVAARYFSYTLLRRCLRTLLTNVRGLPLKK